GATTTGATAAGGCCTTTGAAAAATATGATATTATTCTTGGACCCACGGCACCCTCAACAGCACCAAAGCTTTCTGAAAGCTTGTCCGACCCGTTAAAAATGTATCTGGATGACATTTATACGGTATCTGTAAATCTTACGGGTCTTCCTGCAATCAGTGTTCCTTGCGGCAATGACAGTGCTGGACTTCCAATCGGAATGCAATTAATTGGAAGACATTTTGGAGAAAAGGATATAATCCGTGCGGCATATAGTTTTGAGCGTACAAAAGCCTAAAGAAAGGAATGCAAAGTATGAAATCATATGAAACCGTCATTGGTCTGGAAGTGCATGTGGAGCTTGCAACAGCTACCAAAATATTCTGTGGCTGTACCACACAATTTGGTGGAGATCCCAACACACACTGCTGTCCTGTGTGTACCGGAATGCCTGGTACACTGCCAGTATTAAATAAAAAGGTAGTAGAATATGCAATTGCTGCAGGACTTGCAACGAATTGCAGTATTAACCAAAATTGTAAATTTGACCGTAAAAATTATTTTTATCCAGATCTTCCAAAGGCATATCAAGTATCCCAGCTTTATCTTCCGATTTGTCACAACGGAGGAATTGAGATAGATGTAAACGGCGTTAAGAAAGTAATCGGTATTCATGAAATCCACATGGAAGAAGATGCCGGTAAGCTGATACATGATCCTTGGGAAGACTGTACCCTGGTGGATTATAATCGATGTGGTGTTCCACTAATAGAAATAGTAAGTGAGCCAGATATGCGCTCAGCGGATGAAGTAATTGCTTATCTGGAAAAATTAAAATTAATCCTGCAATATTTGGGTGTGTCAGATTGTAAGATGCAGGAAGGTTCCCTTCGTGCGGATATCAACCTATCTATACGTGAGGTAGGAGCAGAGGAATTCGGAACTAGAACAGAAATGAAAAATATGAACTCTTTTAAAGCTATTGCAAGAGCCATTGAAGGAGAAAGAAAGCGCCAGATTGAACTTTTAGAATATGGAAAAGTTGTCGTACAGGAAACCAGGCGCTGGGATGATAATAAAGATACCAGTTTTGCTATGCGTTCTAAGGAAGATGCGCAGGATTACAGATATTTTCCGGAACCCGACTTAGTACCTATTGAAATTAGTGATGAATGGCTAGGAGAAATAAAAAACCGTCAACCGGAACTTAGGGATGAAAAAATGCTACGTTACGAATCAGAATACGATATACCTGTTTATGATGCAGGTATTATTACCGGTTCTAAACGTCTGGCAGATTTATTCGAGGAAACGGTAGCAATCTGTAACAAACCCAAGGAAGTTTCCAACTGGTTGATGGTTGAAACTATGAGATTGTTAAAGGAAGAAGAGATGGAACCGGAAAGCATCCGGTTTTCTGCCCAAAATCTGGCAAAACTCATTATTCTTATTGGTGAAGGAAAGATTAATAGAACCGTTGCTAAGGAAGTATTTGAAAAAATATTCAAAGAAGATATAGACCCTGTGAAATATGTAGAAGAAAATGGACTCTCCATGGTCAGTGACGAGGGATTATTAAAGACTACCATTGAGCGGATTGTGGAAACGAATCCTGCATCTGTACAGGATTACCGCAGTGGTAAGGAAAAAGCACTTGGTTTCTTAGTAGGTCAGACCATGAAAGAAATGAAAGGGAAAGCCGACCCCGGTGCTATTAATCGTATCTTAAAAGAGATATTATCATAGTAATGACGAAACTGTTATTTTATCGGTCGGAACTAGTTAAAACAACGATTGCACCTGCTTCCTTATTTTAAACAAAGAGTTTCGCATTGCCTAGTATAATTAATATAAAAAAGACTGTTCTAACACGCTGGTTTTAAAATCAGCGAAGTTAGTAACAGCCCTTTTATTTATTAATAAGCGTTAGTATATACCTTTATGTTATAGAAGTTGTCGTACAGCCTCTTCTATCGAAGTAAGATTATTGCGTCCGATTAAATTAACCAGGGAGTCAGAAGTTACACTGGCCCACCCATTAGCAAAAGCCGGCTGGAATGCAGAGGAGTCATAGAGCATCTGCTCCGGTGTAAGTCCTGTTTCCATATTAGTATACAATTAGGGTTAAACGCAGAAAGATAGATAAAAAAGTATTGTACGTTTTTAATCGTTCTATACCAGTATTGCAAGCAATGGGAGCTAATATACTATGCCCTTATATCAAAATTATTAGGAAGTTTCACTTTTAAATCTGCTTCTCTGTTCATAAAATCTTCCATAATGTCAATGGATTTTTCTCTGGTTAAGAATTCCGTTTTGAATTGATAGCCCTTTTGGATCAATTTTTCTTCTAGTTCATTTATATTAGAAGATACAAAATCCCTAATTTCAGTACTCTCAAGGTAGAACTTGCCTATAAGTTGATTTTTTACTAAATCAAGGTATATATCCAGCGGTCCTAAATGTGTCATATCCAAATGCAATAAGATACTGATACCTTCTTCTTTAGTACTTCTTTCTGATTTCCTCTTTGAATAGACATACAGTTCGCCTCCACTGTACTGGTTTTTTAACTTTAAAGGAAGCTGTATATAGGTAAATAAATGATTCAAGGAATTCATAAAATGAATATTTTCCTGTAGGTTGTTTACTTGACCTTGTGCATTTAAGGTTGTAGAGGAGGCATGCTCTGAAAAAGCTTTTACATCCTGAAGCTGTCTTAATAGACCTTCAAAAAGTTGTTTTACAGCATCCGGCTTTTTTAAATCCTCAGGGGAAAGTGACCATTTCGATAACAGTTCATCTTTTAAAAGCGTTGTAAACTCTTTTGAAGTTAACAACTCCTTAGCAGCGGTTTCTAAAAAGGCAGCAGCTTCTTGTGATTGAATGGAGGATAATGACTCTAAGGTATCCTTGATATACTGAAGTATTTCATTACTAGAGCTTTCTCCGGTTAAGATACTATTAGCAAGGGATGCAGGGAGTGGTTCTTGTGTAAGAGTGCGTATATTATTTATTAGGGTATTCCGTTCCTCATAACTTAGAGGGAGGGTAGGGTTTGCATCAGGCGGGTTAACATTCAAGCTATGAGCACTGTACGGAGTGTTTAGCGGCGATAAAATCATTCCGTCAACTTGTCCATTTACCTCGGAAGAAGGTAAGGTATGCTCAAGGTTTTTTGTGATTGCCTGCATTAATTTCAGGTGTTGAAATTCTTCTGATACAGTAATTGTGTCAATGTTTTTGTTGAAGTTATCTGTCAATAGTAGTAAATCATGATTGGAGAAAGCCCCACTCTTTAAGGAAAGAAGCAATTCGTCCGAAATAACGTTCTTCAGTTCAGGTACTGTCTCTATATAATTTAAAAAATCAGTAACATCCTTTTGCGAAAGCTGTCCGGCTATAGTAGAGTCAACAGGCGGGTTAGCTATAGGTGAGAGCAGCTTATGAAGAAAAATACGGCTTATTTCGGAATAGCTGCCATCTTGTAGGGATTCCTGAAAGATAGTGCTTATGGCATCTGACAGGTCATTAATCTGTGCGGCAATTTTATTTTCGGAATTCCTCATACTGTTTAAGAATTCAAGACTGGCTTCTGTCACAGGCAGGTTATTTTTATTCATAAACACTAAGGTCTCAATGGATACTTCTTTAAATTGCAGAGATTGCTTCAGAATCAAAGAGATGGTATTTTTATCAATGGGCATCTGTTGGTTCAACAATTCTCTGACGATGGTTTTATTTTTGTCAGTCTTACTTAGACCGGCCGCTTCCAAGGCTTTATCAATTGTATTATAAGCAGTCTGATTCATACCCGGGACTATCTTTAAGACAAGGGTTTTAGCACTTACCTCTTCAACAGAAAATACTACCCGGCTTCCAATGGATAAAGAGGTATTATCTTCGAGTCGTCCTGTTATAACACTTCCATCTTCTAACTTTACAGTAACTTCATTGCTTCTAAGGTCAACGACTTCTCCACGAAGTAATTGCCCTTTTTCAATGCCTGTATAACCACTGGAAGCGGAGGCAGAAATGGCGTGAGAGGATGCTGTAGAAGCAGCCTTAGAAGATAGGGAGGATTTTCCTGTAGTTCCTGTTGTAATGGGTTGGTTAATCATGTGTACCTCCAATCAGTATTCTAAGTTTTTAGTTAAATTTTACGAGCTTAATAAAACTAAGGACAGGTTTTGATATAATACAGTAGATTATAAAGGTATATTATATCTAAGATTTAGTGGTGTAATAAAAGGTTAACTGTATAATTTATCGGAACAGTATGTATAAATTCAATGTTATTCAATGAAGACTAGATAGAGAATCAGTTCTTAAGTATGGATATTTATTATATATCGGCAAAAGGAGCTGAAAAATCAATGAAACTTAATAAAATAACGAAATAGCATTGAATTAGTTAATAAAAATAATTATTTTGCAAAAAAAGATTGCTTTTGTAATGAATCTATATTATAATCTCAATCAGAACAAAGACGTTCCCATGCAGGTTTCTGCACAGGGACGTCTTTTTTGTATTGTATAAGGAAAATATTTCCTGCATAAAAATTGAAGCTGTACCATTTTAACAGATTTTGAAGTAGGAAGTAAAGTGTTATAATTTTGCATAAAACAAAAAGTTCTGTCAGACGGATACAAGTTAAAAATACACTGCATTTTTAATCTTCCTATTTAAGCAGTATCACAAGCAAGCTTGCAATATACATGGGATTGGTGTGAATAAAGGACTTTTTTACAAACTGACTTGAGATAGTGCCACATCTGTAAGCAGATTTGGCATGTAATGGGAGCTATAGTATCCGGTTGGGAACAAGACTAAAATATAAGAAAAGAGGCGTGCTAATGAACAAACATGGATTAGAAGAAACAAAGCGTACCATACAAGGCCTGTATGACCCAAGGTTTGAACATGATAACTGCGGTATTGGTGCAGTTGTCAATATTAAAGGTATCAAAACCCATGAAACTGTTGCCAATGCTTTAAAAATTGTAGAAAATCTAGAACATCGTGCGGGTAAAGATGCAGAAGGTAAGACCGGAGATGGTGTAGGAATTTTATTGCAGATATCCCATAAGTTTTTCTCAAAAGAAGCAAAATCCTTAAATATAGCTCTGGGTGATGAGCGGGATTACGGTATCGGTATGTTCTTTTTCCCTCAAGATGAACTTCATAGAAACCAAGCTAAAAAAATGTTTGAAATAATTGTTGAAAAGGAAGGTATGGAATTCCTTGGATGGCGGAATGTTCCTGTAGTACCGGGTATTCTGGGACAGAAAGCAGTAGAGTGTATGCCATGTATTATGCAGGGATTTGTAAAAAGACCTTCGGGTGTTGATAAAGGGTTGGATTTTGACCGTAAGTTATATATTGCCAGAAGAACATTTGAACAAAGCAATGATAATACCTATGTAGTGTCCTTATCCAGCAGAACCATTGTATATAAAGGTATGTTTCTAGTAAATCAGCTTCGCATGTTCTTTCAGGATCTACAGGATAAAGATTACGATTCAGCCATCGCTACGGTACATTCCAGATTTAGTACCAATACAAACCCAAGCTGGCAGAGAGCGCATCCCAACCGTTTCATTGTGCACAATGGGGAGATTAATACCATTCGAGGCAATGCGGATAAAATGTTAGCAAGAGAAGAAACCATGGAATCCAAATATCTTGCAGGAGAACTTCATAAAGTACTTCCGGTTATCAATGCAGAAGGCTCTGATTCGGCAATGCTAGACAATGCACTTGAGTTTTTAGTTATGAGTGGCATGGAATTGCCCCTTGCTGTTATGATTACGATTCCGGAACCTTGGAGTAACGACCAAAACATAAGTCAGGAGAAAAAAGATTTCTATCAATATTATGCAACTATGATGGAACCTTGGGATGGTCCGGCTTCCATTCTATTTAGTGATGGTGATATTATGGGTGCAGTACTTGACCGTAACGGTTTAAGGCCTTCCAGATATTATATCACCAGTGATGACCACCTGGTATTATCCTCAGAAGTAGGGGTACTGGATATCCCGGCAGAGAACATTGTAAGAAAAGAAAGACTTCGCCCGGGAAAGATGCTGCTAGTTGATACCATAAAAGGATGTCTTATTGATGATGAAGACTTAAAGAACAGCTATGCAAAACGAAGTCCTTATGGAGAGTGGTTAGATAGCAATCTGGTAAAATTAAAAGAACTCCATATACCAAATAAAAAAGTTTGGGAATACGATGATGATGAAAGAGCAAAGCTTCAGAAGGCTTTTGGTTATACGTATGAAGATTATAAGACTACCATTCTTCCTATGGCGAAAGTAGGAGGAGAACCAGTTGCAGCTATGGGAGCTGACAGTCCGCTTCCTATACTTTCAAAGAATAATCCTCCTATGTTCAGTTATTTCAGGCAGTTATTTGCACAAGTAACCAATCCTCCAATTGATGCCATCCGGGAAGAAATTGTTACTTCCACAGATGTATACATTGGGGAAGACGGCAACTTATTAGAAGAATGTGCTGAAAACTGTAAAGTTTTAAAAATACACAATCCTATCTTAACCAGTACGGATTTATTAAAAATCAAATCCATGAAGATACCAGGTTTTAAGGTAGAAACCATTCCTATCATCTATTACAAAAACACTTCCTTGGAACGTGCCATTGACCATATTTTTGTGGAAGCTGACCGCGCCTATAAGGAAGGAGCAAATATATTAATACTTTCCGATCGTGGTGTGGATGAAAATCATGTGGCAATTCCTTCTCTTTTGGCAGTATCTGCCATGCAGCAGCATCTGGTAAGAACGAAGAAGAGAACTGCGGTAGCTATGATTTTAGAAAGTGCAGAACCAAGAGAAGTACATCATTTTGCGACCTTGTTAGGCTATGGTGCATGTGCGGTTAATCCTTATCTTGCACAGGAATCCATAAAGCAGCTTATCAACAGCAATATGCTTGATAAGGATTACTATGCAGCCGTGAATGATTACAATAAAGCTGTGTTAAAAGGTATTGTGAAAATTGCATCCAAAATGGGTATCTCTACCATTCAATCCTACCAAGGCTCTAAAATATTTGAAGCCATAGGTATCGGTAAAGAAGTTATTGATAAATATTTTACAGATACAGTAAGCCGCATTGGCGGAATCACTATTAAAGATATTGAAAAACAGGTGGATGAACTGCATACCAAGGCTTTTGACCCTCTTGGACTGAATGTTGACTTAACTCTTGATAATAACGGAAATCATAAATTTAGAAGCGGAAAAGATGAACATCTATATAACCCTAAGACGATACACATGTTGCAAAAGGCAACTCGTACCGGAGATTATTCATCCTTTAAAGAGTATTCAAAAATGATTGAAACAGAGGAAGAAGGAATTAACCTGCGAGGTCTCTTAGACTTTAAATTCCCTGAAAAAGGAATTCCGTTAGAAGAAGTAGAAAGTGTAGCTTCTATAGTGAAGCGCTTTAAAACGGGTGCTATGTCCTATGGATCTATCTCTCAGGAAGCCCATGAGACCTTAGCGATTGCTATGAACATGCTTGGCGGTAAGTCAAACAGCGGAGAAGGCGGCGAAAGCTTAGAACGTTTAAGCCTTGGAAAGGATGGTTTGAACCGTTGTTCTGCCATTAAGCAAGTAGCT
The nucleotide sequence above comes from Anaerocolumna cellulosilytica. Encoded proteins:
- the gatB gene encoding Asp-tRNA(Asn)/Glu-tRNA(Gln) amidotransferase subunit GatB, which encodes MKSYETVIGLEVHVELATATKIFCGCTTQFGGDPNTHCCPVCTGMPGTLPVLNKKVVEYAIAAGLATNCSINQNCKFDRKNYFYPDLPKAYQVSQLYLPICHNGGIEIDVNGVKKVIGIHEIHMEEDAGKLIHDPWEDCTLVDYNRCGVPLIEIVSEPDMRSADEVIAYLEKLKLILQYLGVSDCKMQEGSLRADINLSIREVGAEEFGTRTEMKNMNSFKAIARAIEGERKRQIELLEYGKVVVQETRRWDDNKDTSFAMRSKEDAQDYRYFPEPDLVPIEISDEWLGEIKNRQPELRDEKMLRYESEYDIPVYDAGIITGSKRLADLFEETVAICNKPKEVSNWLMVETMRLLKEEEMEPESIRFSAQNLAKLIILIGEGKINRTVAKEVFEKIFKEDIDPVKYVEENGLSMVSDEGLLKTTIERIVETNPASVQDYRSGKEKALGFLVGQTMKEMKGKADPGAINRILKEILS
- a CDS encoding flagellar hook-length control protein FliK; translation: MINQPITTGTTGKSSLSSKAASTASSHAISASASSGYTGIEKGQLLRGEVVDLRSNEVTVKLEDGSVITGRLEDNTSLSIGSRVVFSVEEVSAKTLVLKIVPGMNQTAYNTIDKALEAAGLSKTDKNKTIVRELLNQQMPIDKNTISLILKQSLQFKEVSIETLVFMNKNNLPVTEASLEFLNSMRNSENKIAAQINDLSDAISTIFQESLQDGSYSEISRIFLHKLLSPIANPPVDSTIAGQLSQKDVTDFLNYIETVPELKNVISDELLLSLKSGAFSNHDLLLLTDNFNKNIDTITVSEEFQHLKLMQAITKNLEHTLPSSEVNGQVDGMILSPLNTPYSAHSLNVNPPDANPTLPLSYEERNTLINNIRTLTQEPLPASLANSILTGESSSNEILQYIKDTLESLSSIQSQEAAAFLETAAKELLTSKEFTTLLKDELLSKWSLSPEDLKKPDAVKQLFEGLLRQLQDVKAFSEHASSTTLNAQGQVNNLQENIHFMNSLNHLFTYIQLPLKLKNQYSGGELYVYSKRKSERSTKEEGISILLHLDMTHLGPLDIYLDLVKNQLIGKFYLESTEIRDFVSSNINELEEKLIQKGYQFKTEFLTREKSIDIMEDFMNREADLKVKLPNNFDIRA
- the gltB gene encoding glutamate synthase large subunit, producing MNKHGLEETKRTIQGLYDPRFEHDNCGIGAVVNIKGIKTHETVANALKIVENLEHRAGKDAEGKTGDGVGILLQISHKFFSKEAKSLNIALGDERDYGIGMFFFPQDELHRNQAKKMFEIIVEKEGMEFLGWRNVPVVPGILGQKAVECMPCIMQGFVKRPSGVDKGLDFDRKLYIARRTFEQSNDNTYVVSLSSRTIVYKGMFLVNQLRMFFQDLQDKDYDSAIATVHSRFSTNTNPSWQRAHPNRFIVHNGEINTIRGNADKMLAREETMESKYLAGELHKVLPVINAEGSDSAMLDNALEFLVMSGMELPLAVMITIPEPWSNDQNISQEKKDFYQYYATMMEPWDGPASILFSDGDIMGAVLDRNGLRPSRYYITSDDHLVLSSEVGVLDIPAENIVRKERLRPGKMLLVDTIKGCLIDDEDLKNSYAKRSPYGEWLDSNLVKLKELHIPNKKVWEYDDDERAKLQKAFGYTYEDYKTTILPMAKVGGEPVAAMGADSPLPILSKNNPPMFSYFRQLFAQVTNPPIDAIREEIVTSTDVYIGEDGNLLEECAENCKVLKIHNPILTSTDLLKIKSMKIPGFKVETIPIIYYKNTSLERAIDHIFVEADRAYKEGANILILSDRGVDENHVAIPSLLAVSAMQQHLVRTKKRTAVAMILESAEPREVHHFATLLGYGACAVNPYLAQESIKQLINSNMLDKDYYAAVNDYNKAVLKGIVKIASKMGISTIQSYQGSKIFEAIGIGKEVIDKYFTDTVSRIGGITIKDIEKQVDELHTKAFDPLGLNVDLTLDNNGNHKFRSGKDEHLYNPKTIHMLQKATRTGDYSSFKEYSKMIETEEEGINLRGLLDFKFPEKGIPLEEVESVASIVKRFKTGAMSYGSISQEAHETLAIAMNMLGGKSNSGEGGESLERLSLGKDGLNRCSAIKQVASGRFGVTSEYLVSAKEIQIKMAQGAKPGEGGQLPAEKVYPWVAKTRHSTPGVGLISPPPHHDIYSIEDLAQLIYDLKNSNKQARISVKLVSEAGVGTVAAGVAKAGAGVILISGFDGGTGAAPRNSIHNAGLPWELGLAETHQTLIMNGLRGKVVVETDGKLMNGRDVLIAALLGAEEFGFATAPLVTVGCVMMRVCNLDTCPVGVATQNPELRKNFKGKAEYVVNFMQFIAEELREYMAKLGIKTIDELVGRTDLLKVKESAITGKAQRIDLSKILNNSYVGTDIDFRFDPKKIYDFELEKTIDERILLKKLQNAINTKQSKTIEVEVSNVDRAFGTILGSEITKAHGTTLEDDTYVVKGTGSGGQSFGAFIPKGLTLTLSGDSNDYFGKGLSGGKLVVYPPKGSKFVAEDNIIIGNVALYGATSGKVFINGVAGERFCVRNSGATAVVEGLGDHGCEYMTGGRVVVLGKTGKNFAAGMSGGIAFVYDEASDLYKKLNKELVSMEAVTDKYDVLELKNMIEEHVNHTNSAKGKEILNNFMEHLPKFKKIIPHDYRRMLMTIVQMEEKGLSSEQAQIEAFFANTRG